From Triticum urartu cultivar G1812 chromosome 2, Tu2.1, whole genome shotgun sequence, a single genomic window includes:
- the LOC125533988 gene encoding probable ubiquitin-conjugating enzyme E2 23 produces the protein MDVVATASPNIYTLDLVSFGRGVLDRGLVFPDARVGNISVPVDTFEILRIDDSIVHKSAGDIKVIDRSHLHPGQVVGSASDVGGQIGIVTDVTTVLDLVDFDKSGMATKVIRGMSPSSLWRVRRLSLGDFVVSGPWLGRVVEVSVDVDVLFDDGAVCRVTDAESKTLTRVGDAMDGNHMYRQQENSRFYPGLRVSALDPCSLFKAALWLNGYWNLNRIAGTVVNVKTSTALVYWIASMHYGTDKGLVDASAPPAYQNADDLTFFSAASHCCWGVADACFFREPSSTKIDDANGDAACANDQDADGKEEEGEDVIGHECEAPTADVLRSTKEMDVRFYQKQLRKVFFEGHRRSRRPQVRRHVEVEFPMVVARTRTSVDVLWQDGTRQHGRRSSTVIPFGIVNEHEFFPVEQVVANVLPVDAAGDHIVDDGTRSTKRVGVVRSLHSKDQTVRVSWFKAAVCPDEAREVECDDTVSTYDLKRDSGHSAYYGDIVIRLLPSRSPNDNTAPLRGNTDLSWVGRVIDIPSGYVQVKWGDGNISMVLPNEILVVREEYYMDLWTEMGQWVEDDGVDDAPKEPAVANMDDGLQNPASDSDVEGDNQPAKNTSFLGFAFQSLLQLTGDMVARGKGYLVNRLPIPSSSGSRELSTATKDDSIGAAAMETINAAVARNVVELNGNGHDFAEGKAADATSCCNISLRFPRFDVLQITPPDHHYLDTTDEGGRRGKNWAKTVQKEWKILENDLPETIYVQAFEDRMDLLRLVMVGASGTPYNHGLFFFDLQLPPSYPVAPPQVYYHSFGLRLNPNLYESGTVCLSLLGTFDGEGTELWSPATSSLLQVVVSIQGLVLNAQPYYNEAGYKALVGKREGHRNALPYSENAYLLTLRTMLHLMRRPPQGFEKFVKEHFRCRGRFVLRTCNTWLQGCVVGDAHATESSREQPCSAGLRLALANVVPSLIAAFTEIGAEGCD, from the exons GGGTCGGCGTCCGACGTCGGCGGCCAGATCGGCATCGTCACCGACGTAACCACCGTGCTCGACCTGGTCGACTTCGACAAAAGCGGCATGGCTACCAAGGTCATCAGGGGCATGTCCCCGTCTAGCCTGTGGCGCGTCAGGAGGCTCAGCCTTGGCGACTTTGTCGTGTCCGGGCCGTGGCTCGGTCGGGTCGTGGAGGTGTCAGTCGACGTCGATGTGCTGTTCGATGACGGAGCGGTCTGCAGGGTCACCGACGCCGAGTCCAAGACGCTAACAAGAGTGGGTGATGCCATGGACGGCAACCACATGTATCGCCAGCAAGAGAATAGTCGCTTCTACCCGGGTCTCCGCGTCAGTGCGCTAGACCCTTGTTCCCTCTTCAAGGCAGCATTGTGGCTTAATGGCTACTGGAATCTTAACCGTATAGCAGGCACTGTCGTCAACGTGAAGACGTCTACCGCCCTCGTCTATTGGATTGCGTCGATGCATTATGGCACAGACAAGGGCCTCGTCGATGCATCCGCTCCTCCAGCATACCAGAATGCGGATGATCTTACGTTCTTCAGTGCCGCATCCCATTGTTGTTGGGGGGTAGCCGATGCCTGCTTTTTTCGTGAACctagttccaccaaaatcgacgATGCTAATGGGGATGCAGCTTGTGCTAATGATCAAGATGCCGATggcaaggaggaggagggggaggatgTGATTGGTCACGAGTGTGAAGCACCAACTGCTGATGTCTTACGGTCCACAAAGGAGATGGATGTGAGGTTTTATCAGAAACAGCTGAGGAAGGTCTTCTTTGAGGGCCATAGACGGTCGCGACGCCCACAAGTCAGGAGGCATGTTGAGGTGGAGTTTCCCATGGTTGTTGCCAGGACTCGTACCTCTGTCGACGTGTTGTGGCAGGACGGCACGCGACAACATGGTAGACGTTCATCGACAGTCATCCCCTTTGGCATAGTAAATGAGCATGAGTTCTTCCCGGTGGAGCAAGTCGTTGCCAATGTTCTTCCAGTTGATGCTGCTGGAGATCACATTGTTGATGATGGAACTAGAtccacaaagcgtgtgggtgtcgTCAGGAGCCTGCATTCCAAGGACCAGACGGTTCGCGTGTCGTGGTTCAAGGCAGCGGTGTGCCCTGACGAGGCTAGGGAGGTCGAGTGCGACGATACGGTGAGCACGTATGACCTAAAAAGGGACTCTGGCCACTCTGCTTACTACGGAGATATTGTCATTCGCCTCCTACCATCAAGATCACCCAACGACAACACTGCACCTTTACGGGGCAACACCGATCTTTCATGGGTGGGACGTGTTATTGACATTCCTAGTGGGTACGTCCAAGTCAAGTGGGGTGATGGTAACATATCAATG GTATTGCCCAATGAGATCCTTGTCGTTAGAGAGGAATACTACATGGATCTGTGGACTGAAATGGGCCAGTGGGTGGAGGACGATGGCGTCGACGATGCACCAAAAGAACCGGCTGTTGCGAACATG GACGATGGTCTGCAGAATCCAGCCAGCGATAGCGACGTCGAAGGCGACAACCAGCCAGCAAAGAATACAAGTTTTTTGGGTTTTGCATTTCAGTCTTTGCTCCAATTGACCGGTGACATGGTGGCCCGAGGTAAAGGATACCTGGTGAACCGGCTGCCAATACCGTCGTCATCAGGAAGCAGAGAGTTATCAACGGCCACTAAAGATGATAGCATTGGTGCTGCTGCAATGGAGACCATCAATGCTGCCGTGGCAAGGAATGTTGTGGAGCTGAATGGCAACGGCCACGATTTTGCCGAGGGGAAGGCTGCAGACGCTACCAGTTGTTGCAACATATCATTACGCTTTCCACGTTTCGATGTACTGCAAATCACCCCTCCGGATCACCACTACCTTGACACTACGGATGAG GGCGGTAGACGTGGGAAGAATTGGGCCAAAACAGTGCAAAAGGAATGGAAAATTTTAGAGAATGACTTACCAG AAACCATCTATGTGCAAGCGTTTGAGGACCGCATGGACCTGCTCCGGCTGGTGATGGTCGGCGCGAGCGGGACACCGTACAATCACGGGCTATTTTTCTTCGACTTGCAGCTGCCACCGTCCTACCCGGTTGCGCCACCGCAAGTGTACTACCACTCCTTCGGTCTGCGCCTCAATCCCAACCTCTACGAGTCTGGTACCGTGTGTCTGAGCCTGCTCGGCACATTCGACGGTGAGGGCACTGAGTTATGGTCGCCGGCAACGTCGAGCCTCCTCCAAGTTGTTGTCTCCATCCAGGGTCTCGTCCTCAATGCCCAACCATACTACAACGAGGCCGGATATAAGGCCCTAGTCGGCAAACGGGAGGGCCATCGCAATGCATTGCCCTATAGTGAGAATGCTTACCTGCTCACCCTCCGGACCATGCTCCACCTTATGCGCCGGCCACCTCAGGGTTTTGAGAAATTCGTCAAGGAACACTTCCGCTGCCGCGGAAGGTTTGTGCTCAGGACATGCAACACATGGTTGCAGGGATGTGTTGTTGGTGATGCCCATGCCACTGAATCAAGTAGGGAGCAACCATGCTCGGCCGGGTTAAGGCTTGCACTCGCCAATGTGGTACCGAGCCTCATCGCCGCCTTCACAGAGATTGGCGCCGAGGGGTGCGACTAG